The following are encoded in a window of Alosa sapidissima isolate fAloSap1 chromosome 12, fAloSap1.pri, whole genome shotgun sequence genomic DNA:
- the LOC121678027 gene encoding putative C->U-editing enzyme APOBEC-4, whose product MSDQQQQQQQQPPQSSRSPLDCSPWPHHHIHTGAEAAASFPEFCQAFGFPVGPSGSGSLLLFYELLDQSGALVQRGRVTGCTQLGQHPWAMLFAPHSYLCSVLDVCDSVSSVRLYTSHSPCEDPGSQCCSLLLSFLEERPWLRLDLLFAQLRHIQPWWPQAASTREALRSLAALWPRVTLSPLSGRAWALLLGSFVADVPLSVRRAVLLPGRVEADWRNAVELSAITGMGPAYLDLPAPSTTDDTNADPNQASAGPKTILPPPHLLTTEDPHPDPARRPPLLSQRPQRPTPRGATQPIRPINVVRHVRAPRPLATSDRPGSHASIPSLLLKGRPVEVVCVREREVDHAGSSAHTHTHTHTEVKRSTDRPR is encoded by the exons ATGAgtgaccagcagcagcagcagcagcagcagccgcctcAGTCCTCCCGCAGCCCCCTCGACTGCTCCCCCTGGCCCCACCATCACATCCACACGGGCGCTGAGGCCGCGGCCTCCTTCCCTGAGTTCTGCCAGGCCTTCGGCTTCCCCGTGGGGCCCTCGGGGTCTGGCTCTCTGCTGCTCTTCTACGAGCTGCTGGACCAGAGTGGGGCCCTGGTGCAGAGGGGCCGCGTCACCGGGTGCACTCAGCTGGGCCAGCACCCTTGGGCCATGCTATTCGCACCACACAG CTACCTGTGTTCAGTGCTAgatgtgtgtgactctgtgagTTCCGTGCGTCTCTACACTAGCCACTCCCCGTGCGAGGACCCGGGCAGCCAGTGCTGCAGCCTCCTGCTGTCCTTCCTGGAGGAGCGACCCTGGCTGCGCCTGGACTTGCTCTTCGCCCAGCTCCGCCACATCCAGCCCTGGTGGCCCCAGGCGGCCAGCACCAGGGAGGCCCTGCGCAGCCTGGCTGCCCTCTGGCCCCGGGTCACCCTCAGCCCCCTGTCCGGCCGAGCCTGGGCTCTGCTGCTGGGCAGCTTCGTGGCAGATGTCCCCTTGTCTGTCCGCCGGGCGGTGCTCCTGCCAGGGAGAGTGGAGGCAGACTGGCGGAATGCTGTGGAGCTGTCAGCCATAACTGGCATGGGGCCAGCCTACCTGGACCTTCCCGCTCCCAGCACCACCGACGACACTAATGCTGACCCGAACCAAGCCTCTGCTGGACCCAAAACCATCCTACCTCCTCCCCATCTCCTCACCACTGAGGACCCCCACCCCGACCCTGCCCGACGTCCACCCCTCCTGTCCCAGCGTCCCCAGAGGCCGACCCCACGCGGCGCCACCCAGCCCATCAGGCCCATTAACGTGGTCAGGCACGTGCGGGCGCCCCGCCCCCTGGCCACGTCGGACCGACCCGGATCACATGCCTCCATCCCCTCCCTGCTGCTTAAGGGTCGGCCtgtggaggttgtgtgtgtccgggagagagaggtggatcaTGCCGGCTcctctgcgcacacacacacacacactcacacggaaGTCAAGAGAAGTACAGACAGACCAAGATAA